From Fundulus heteroclitus isolate FHET01 chromosome 14, MU-UCD_Fhet_4.1, whole genome shotgun sequence, the proteins below share one genomic window:
- the LOC105915708 gene encoding astrocytic phosphoprotein PEA-15, translating to MAEYSSLLSDLSENITNEDLEQLKSACKEDIPEDQSNNITSSKEWFSYLEKNDKLAHDNLSYIEHIFEISRRPDLLTRVIEYRTTVLKISEDDEIDTKLTRIPSAKKYKDIIRQPSEDEIIKLAPPPKKA from the exons ATGGCGGAGTACAGCTCTTTGCTCAGCGacctgtctgaaaacataaccAACGAGGATCTGGAGCAGCTCAAGTCAGCCTGCAAGGAGGACATCCCCGAGGACCAGAGCAACAACATCACCTCCTCTAAGGAGTGGTTCAGCTACCTGGAGAAGAACGACAAGCTGGCCCACG ATAACCTGTCTTACATCGAGCACATCTTCGAGATCTCCCGGCGGCCGGACCTGCTGACCAGGGTGATAGAGTACCGCACCACTGTGCTCAAGATCTCGGAGGATGACGAGATCGACACCAAGCTAACGCGCATCCCCTCTGCCAAGAAATACAAAG ACATCATCCGACAGCCCTCTGAAGATGAAATCATCAAGTTGGCGCCTCCTCCTAAAAAAGCATGA